The proteins below are encoded in one region of Juglans microcarpa x Juglans regia isolate MS1-56 chromosome 4D, Jm3101_v1.0, whole genome shotgun sequence:
- the LOC121260316 gene encoding U-box domain-containing protein 2-like — MSAAQLRETMTDCLSEALSGSHEARQKALQMLDSITKVSPQNRSLLAQINDAIPALLNLSKSSSAMIETLSLSILFNLSLNPDLKQSLADMKTIFLLNSMILLPSSPASSRLAASLVCSLAMLDKNKAKFGVAGTIQLLVKAVSWHRGPAAHHLLSSLAELVQFHGNCTVAVRSGAVPVLIQIVENNDGEDLAGTSLAVLGLLGRFDEGLNALRKTEDVVSLMINVLKRRCMLSKEGAAEILLRLFDESEDIIRDASRAPDSLTALLADLSVRGSAKAREKATLLMKKMIKANVDSDVDGESMFNFQWK, encoded by the coding sequence ATGTCAGCAGCTCAGCTTCGTGAAACTATGACCGATTGTCTCTCTGAGGCGCTCTCAGGTTCCCACGAAGCTAGGCAGAAAGCGCTTCAAATGCTGGATTCTATCACCAAGGTTAGTCCTCAAAACAGGAGCTTGCTTGCACAAATAAATGATGCCATCCCTGCCCTCCTTAACCTCTCCAAGTCTTCATCCGCCATGATTGAAACTCTCTCCTTGTCCATCCTCTTCAACCTCTCACTCAACCCTGATCTAAAGCAGTCTCTAGCAGATATGAAAACCATTTTTCTCCTCAATTCTATGATCCTCTTACCAAGCTCTCCAGCATCCAGCAGATTGGCCGCATCATTGGTTTGCAGTTTGGCAATGCTTGACAAGAACAAAGCCAAGTTTGGAGTAGCTGGTACCATCCAGTTGCTGGTCAAGGCAGTCTCGTGGCATCGTGGCCCGGCTGCCCATCATCTCCTAAGTTCTCTGGCTGAACTTGTCCAGTTCCATGGCAATTGCACCGTGGCTGTTCGATCCGGAGCTGTTCCAGTGCTTATCCAAATAGTGGAGAACAATGATGGTGAGGATCTAGCCGGAACTTCTCTAGCTGTTCTCGGTCTCCTTGGTAGGTTTGACGAGGGATTGAATGCATTGAGAAAGACTGAGGACGTTGTGAGTTTGATGATCAATGTGTTGAAAAGGAGGTGCATGTTGAGTAAGGAGGGTGCGGCAGAGATACTTCTTCGCCTGTTTGATGAAAGTGAGGACATCATCAGAGATGCTTCCAGAGCGCCCGACTCCTTGACCGCGCTGCTAGCAGATCTTTCTGTGAGAGGATCTGCAAAAGCTCGAGAGAAGGCTACTTTGctaatgaagaaaatgataaaagccAACGTGGATTCTGATGTGGATGGGGAATCCATGTTTAATTTCCAATGGAAATAa